GCGACGCCCTCGTCGGGGCTCCGCACGAGCTGCGAGTAGACGTCGGGGTCGACCACCTGCTCACCGATCTCCGAGAAGCCCCGGCGTGTGAAGAAGTCGACTTCGAAGGTGAGGCAGAACAGTCGCGAGACGCCTAGTTCGCGTGCCCGCTCCTCGAGGGTTTCGACGATCGCGCGGCCGACGCCGTGATGCAGCCAGTCGTCGTGCACGATCAGGGTGCGGATCTCGGCGAGGTCGGCCCACATCACGTGCAGCGCGCCGCATCCGATCACGACTCCATCGACCTCGGCCACGACGAACTGCTGCACCGAGCCGTAGAGGACGACGAGGTCCTTACCCAGCAGGATGCGCTTCTGGACGAACGGCTCGAGCAGCTCGTGGATGCGGCGGACGTCGGCGGTTCCGGCGGGGCGGACGACGAACGGCGCGGGAGAACTCATCGTCCCAGCGTACGACGGATGCCAGGATCACCCACGCCGAGATGACCGCCTCACCCCGAGATCACGCAGGTCTCCGCCCCATCGTCGGTCCGCTCGGGAACGGCCGGTCATCTGGCGCTGGGGGCCGGCGACGCGAAGGGGCCCGGATGCCATGGCATCCGGGCCCCTGTCTGCTCGTGCGTCAGCTACCGGCGACGATGTCGGGGGTCGCGGTGATCTCGCCCGCCGTTCCGACTCCGAGGGCGACCTTCTCACCGCGCGGGCTGGTCTCGAACGAGAAACGCCCGTTCTCGACGCCGACCTTCACGTGGTCGCCCGCCTCGAGTTCGCCGTGCAGGATCTTCTCGCTCAGCCGGTCCTCGACCTCGCGCTGCATGGCGCGGCGCAGGGGCCGGGCACCGAGCGTGGGGTCGAAGCCGATCTCGATGAGCTTGTCCTTCGCGTCGTCCGACAGCTCGACCGTCATGTCGCGATCCAGCAGGCGATCGGCGAGACGCTTGACGAACAGACCGACGATCTGGCGAAGCTCGTCCTTGTTCAGCTGCGGGAAGACGATGACGTCGTCGACACGGTTGAGGAACTCGGGCTTGAAGTGACGCTTCAGCTCCTCGTCGACCTTGCCCTTCATCCGCTCGTACGAGGTCTGCGCGCTGCCCTCGACCTGGAAGCCCACCGGGCCACCCGCGATCGCCGACGAGCCCAGGTTGGTCGTCATGATGATCACGGTGTTCTTGAAGTCGA
The DNA window shown above is from Microbacterium proteolyticum and carries:
- a CDS encoding amino-acid N-acetyltransferase — encoded protein: MSSPAPFVVRPAGTADVRRIHELLEPFVQKRILLGKDLVVLYGSVQQFVVAEVDGVVIGCGALHVMWADLAEIRTLIVHDDWLHHGVGRAIVETLEERARELGVSRLFCLTFEVDFFTRRGFSEIGEQVVDPDVYSQLVRSPDEGVAEFLDLAHVKPNTLGNTRMLKHL